The Setaria italica strain Yugu1 chromosome IX, Setaria_italica_v2.0, whole genome shotgun sequence genome has a window encoding:
- the LOC101757849 gene encoding uncharacterized protein LOC101757849, translating into MDANMEELAKKEQKGLLLLAELSYQAATIGQMGNMYTNRYFNKAEYRETLETGLQWVMRCFDRPRYFYKMFRMSTDIFMALHDVLISNYGLISTNNVSSIESLAMFLWIVGGPQSFSQAENRFTRSLWTVHTKFHEVLNCLRKLAKDNIKPRDPTFCTEHERVKEDRFWPYFKGAIGAIDGSHVKVAVPAEEVVNHTCRHGYTSQNVLAVCDFDMRFIFAVAGWPGSAHDTRILNHALANFPSFPVPPKGKYYLVDSGYPNRVGYLAPFKGSTYHIPEFRLRSGRPPQGKYEIFNFLHSSLRNVIERAFGVLKQKWRILKDMPSFSTRTQKHIILACMALHNFIRESNLHDKVFDKCDADEDYLLQETCGITQTQGDESPDGENEDTMNTIRSRIADALVDNMDYNRP; encoded by the exons ATGGATGCCAACATGGAAGAACTAGCCAAAAAGGAGCAAAAGGGATTATTGCTTCTAGCTGAACTTTCCTATCAGGCTGCTACTATTGGTCAAATGGGAAACATGTACACGAATCGGTATTTCAACAAAGCAGAATACAGGGAAACATTAGAAACTGGACTTCAATGGGTTATGAGGTGCTTTGATCGTCCGAGGTACTTTTATAAGATGTTTCGAATGAGCACTGATATTTTCATGGCACTACATGATGTGCTCATCTCGAATTACGGTTTGATCTCAACTAACAATGTTTCATCAATTGAGTCATTGGCGATGTTTCTGTGGATCGTCGGAGGACCCCAATCAttttcacaagctgaaaatcgtTTTACACGGTCGCTATGGACAGTTCACACCAAGTTTCATGAAGTATTGAATTGTTTGCGCAAGTTAGCAAAGGACAATATCAAGCCAAGAGATCCAACTTTCTGTACTGAGCATGAAAGGGTGAAAGAGGACCGTTTCTGGCCTTATTTCAAAGGCGCTATTGGAGCTATAGACGGTTCACATGTTAAAGTTGCCGTTCCAGCAGAGGAAGTGGTTAACCACACATGTCgacatggatatacatctcagaACGTGCTAGCTgtttgtgactttgatatgaggtttATCTTTGCGGTTGCTGGTTGgccgggttctgcacatgacacacgGATTCTCAATCATGCATTAGcgaattttccttcatttcccgtGCCTCCCAAAG GAAAATATTATCTTGTGGACTCTGGCTATCCAAACAGAGTAGGATATCTTGCCcctttcaaaggaagcacataCCACATACCAGAATTCCGGCTTCGTTCTGGACGTCCTCCTCAAGGGAAGTACGAGATTttcaattttttgcattcatCCCTTCGAAATGTCATTGAGCGGGCTTTCGGAGTGTTGaagcagaagtggcgtattttgaaggacatgccaagtttctccACTCGTACTCAAAAGCATATTATTCTTGCTTGCAtggcattgcataattttattcgtgaGAGCAATTTGCATGATAAAGTGTTTGATAAATGTGATGCTGATGAGGACTACCTACTACAAGAGACATGTGGCATAAcccaaacacaaggagatgagagtCCAGATGGGGAGAATGAGGATACGATGAATACTATTCGTAGTAgaatagctgatgctttg GTAGACAATATG GACTACAACAGACCTTGA
- the LOC101758670 gene encoding transcriptional repressor ILP1-like yields MSSHRKNFRRRADDEEDANGDGGSHSKPATKTQTLTVPKPKSPPRHQGASRLSFADDEDDDDAEEGPFAHRRRPTASVYPARTASPAAASLHRLTPARERHRSSPAAAIAAVSAPKPSNFQSHAGEYTPELLHELQKNARPLPGSLMRAPPPTPAPEPWSQRLAGAPASSTPTTSTAAATEPVVILKGLVKPMAEASIGPRKPLQKEDEDKSEEEEGGDEEDEGPVIPDRATIEAIRAKRQQMQQPRHAAPGYISLDGGGVLSSKNASGESSDEDDNETGGRIAMYTDKSTDSLRSTKGVFGGINNRGPAASLGALSDGISEVEDNMDDDDDEEERRWEEEQFRKGLGRRVDDASAQRTANGAPASAQVQPQAFGYSVGSHHQHSLSGAVPAASVFASGSVEFLSIAQQADVANKALQENIRKLRETHKTTVSALVKTETHLNEALSEISSLDSALKDAEKKFVYMQELRHYISVMCDFSEELTKK; encoded by the coding sequence ATGAGTAGCCACCGCAAAAActtccgccgccgcgcggacGACGAAGAGGACGCTAACGGAGACGGCGGCAGCCACTCCAAGCCCGCCACCAAGACCCAAACCCTAACGGTGCCCAAGCCCAAGTCGCCGCCGAGGCACCAGGGGGCGAGCCGCCTCAGCTTCGCCGACGATGAGGACGATGATGACGCCGAGGAGGGCCCGTTcgcgcatcgccgccgccctaCGGCCTCCGTGTACCCGGCCCGCACGGCGTCCCCTGCTGCGGCGTCGCTCCATCGCCTCACGCCCGCCAGGGAGCGGCAcaggagctcgccggcggctgcTATTGCTGCGGTGTCGGCGCCCAAGCCCTCCAACTTCCAGTCTCATGCTGGGGAGTATACTCCAGAGCTCCTGCACGAGCTCCAAAAGAACGCCCGCCCACTCCCCGGCAGCCTCATGCGTGCACCACCGCCGACTCCGGCACCTGAGCCCTGGTCTCAGAGGTTGGCTGGAGCCCCTGCCAGTTCCACTCCTACTACCTCCACGGCAGCTGCAACAGAACCAGTGGTTATTCTCAAAGGCCTGGTCAAACCTATGGCAGAGGCAAGCATTGGGCCAAGAAAACCCTTGCAGAAGGAGGACGAAGATAAGtctgaggaagaggagggaggagatgaaGAGGACGAAGGGCCAGTGATACCTGACCGTGCGACTATTGAAGCCATCAGGGCGAAGCGGCAGCAAATGCAGCAGCCAAGGCACGCAGCTCCAGGTTACATCTCCCTTGATGGTGGTGGTGTGCTCAGCAGCAAGAATGCTAGCGGTGAGTCCAGTGATGAGGATGACAACGAGACAGGGGGTCGGATTGCAATGTACACTGACAAGTCAACTGACAGCCTGAGGAGCACAAAAGGTGTGTTTGGTGGGATCAACAACAGGGGTCCTGCTGCCAGTTTGGGTGCTCTCAGTGATGGGATCAGCGAGGTTGAGGATAAtatggatgatgatgacgatgaggaaGAGAGGAGGTGGGAGGAGGAGCAATTCAGGAAGGGGCTTGGTAGGAGGGTGGATGATGCTTCTGCTCAAAGAACAGCAAATGGTGCACCAGCTTCTGCTCAGGTTCAGCCGCAGGCATTTGGATACTCTGTGGGTTCCCATCACCAGCACTCTCTTAGTGGTGCTGTACCTGCAGCATCTGTTTTTGCCTCAGGAAGCGTGGAATTCTTGTCCATTGCTCAGCAAGCTGATGTTGCAAATAAAGCCCTGCAAGAGAACATCCGGAAGCTTAGGGAGACTCACAAGACAACAGTGAGCGCTTTAGTAAAAACCGAAACACATCTTAATGAAGCTCTTTCGGAAATATCTAGCCTGGACAGTGCTTTGAAGGATGCAGAAAAGAAGTTTGTGTATATGCAGGAGCTCCGCCACTATATTTCAGTGATGTGTGATTTCTCCGAGGAACTCACAAAGAAATAA
- the LOC105915183 gene encoding zinc finger BED domain-containing protein RICESLEEPER 2-like has product MSSHRLEASGTSESTNNNSSQTPNRRAPVWEYYEPDLVEIDGVLKAICKYCGTKLTANRKLGTNSLRTHIAEHCPTIPSDDRNKFVATMKKKPVDSSFTFNQQRSRDLMIAWCVRADVAFNKFDDEGFEPWMESLQPAFRCIGRQMIRNECVAKFERAKIELRSELQSLNSRICFTSDLWTSNQKLGYICVTAHYIGPDFVLKKKIIAFKDLKYPHTGVAIEEAITTVLTDYGIKEKMFTITLDNATNNKAACDLLQESGKSDMLFGGEHLLVRCCAHILNILVQDGMNIVSAMIELIRDLIRHINSSPSRIQDFNEIAQRECLAAKAGLVLDVPYRWNSTHAMIMEAVKYKIVLKRYAQANQQPFPTEDEFSKVEYIGEFLGVFEETTRAFSADRYATSHMFLDNVLCIHQTLNSPEWYKDEVIADLAKAMERKFDKYWNGNYNMVLVICSILDPRTKVDFLDFFYEKVCRNFIDIDLSKNQAKEWLRLYFRKYEEVIRQNDTNVVSQTGASRSMVNHSPVLVLGKRRLEQEFAEYRHQRRGTWIEKSELDAYLDEPPVRTDENFEILTWWKTNSNKYPVLSAMARDFLAIPLSTVSSESAFSLSGRILSDNRSSMTPETLEALVCCKDWLYKYPTNEAT; this is encoded by the exons ATGTCTTCTCATCGGTTAGAGGCCTCTGGTACTAGTGAGAGCACCAACAACAATTCCTCGCAAACACCAAACAGAAGGGCACCAGTCTGGGAGTATTATGAGCCGGATTTGGTCGAGATAGATGGTGTCCTAAAAGCAATTTGCAAGTACTGTGGAACAAAGTTGACTGCGAACAGAAAATTAGGTACAAACAGCCTTCGAACTCACATTGCAGAGCATTGCCCCACAATCCCTAGTGATGATAGGAACAAATTTGTCGCTACAATGAAGAAAAAGCCTGTAGATAGTTCATTCACCTTTAATCAACAGAGAAGTCGTGACTTGATGATTGCATGGTGTGTTAGAGCTGATGTAGCATTCAATaagtttgatgatgaagggtttGAGCCTTGGATGGAATCATTGCAACCTGCATTTAGATGCATAGGACGACAAATGATTCGTAATGAATGTGTTGCTAAGTTTGAGAGAGCAAAGATAGAATTGCGAAGTGAACTTCAGAGTCTTAACTCTCGCATTTGCTTCACATCTGATCTTTGGACATCAAACCAAAAGTTGGGATATATTTGTGTGACAGCTCACTATATTGGCCCTGATTttgttttgaagaaaaagataatTGCATTTAAGGATCTGAAGTATCCACATACGGGTGTAGCTATTGAGGAAGCCATTACAACTGTTCTAACAGATTATGGTATCAAAGAGAAGATGTTTACCATCACACTCGATAATGCAACAAATAACAAGGCAGCTTGTGATCTTTTGCAAGAAAGCGGAAAGTCTGACATGTTATTTGGTGGTGAGCatcttcttgttagatgttgtGCTCATATACTCAACATTCTTGTCCAAGATGGTATGAACATTGTTAGTGCTATGATAGAGTTGATAAGAGACCTGATTAGGCACATTAACTCATCACCATCGCGTATCCAGGATTTCAATGAGATAGCTCAAAGGGAATGTCTTGCTGCAAAGGCTGGTTTAGTCCTTGATGTTCCCTACCGTTGGAACTCAACCCATGCCATGATTATGGAGGCAGTAAAGTACAAGATCGTCTTGAAGCGATATGCCCAAGCAAATCAGCAACCATTTCCAACTGAAGATGAGTTTAGCAAAGTTGAGTATATTGGTGagtttcttggagtttttgaagAAACTACCAGGGCGTTCTCAGCTGATAGATACGCTACTTCCCACATGTTTCTGGATAATGTGCTTTGTATCCATCAAACTCTAAATAGTCCAGAATGGTACAAGGATGAGGTTATCGCAGATTTGGCAAAAGCAATGGAGAGGAAATTTGATAAGTATTGGAATGGAAATTACAATATGGTCCTTGTTATTTGCAGCATACTTGATCCAAGAACAAAAGTTGACTTcttagacttcttttatgagaAGGTGTGCAGGAACTTTATTGACATTGACTTGAGCAAAAATCAGGCTAAAGAGTGGCTTCGCCTATATTTTAGGAAGTATGAAGAGGTTATTAGACAAAATGATACAAATGTAGTATCACAAACTGGTGCGTCCAGGAGCATGGTGAACCATTCTCCAGTGCTAGTTCTTGGAAAAAGAAGACTAGAACAAGAATTTGCTGAATATAGGCATCAGAGGAGAGGGACTTGGATTGAAAAATCAGAACTTGATGCATATCTAGATGAACCACCAGTGAGAACagatgaaaattttgaaattctGACTTGGTGGAAGACAAACTCCAACAAGTACCCTGTGCTGTCAGCGATGGCACGCGATTTCTTAGCAATTCCACTCAGCACCGTTTCTTCTGAATCAGCATTCAGCTTGAGTGGTCGGATTCTTAGTGACAATCGAAGCTCAATGACACCAGAAACTCTTGaagctttggtctgttgcaaaGATTGGCTGTACAAGTATCCCACCAATGAAG CCACCTGA
- the LOC101759079 gene encoding uncharacterized protein LOC101759079, whose product MASSFTNRNNIVWLVGLLSILLVVSDVYGEPPSVVPSACKRAYAASGGSFTEDFCLSAFNGHSAGAADNADLALIAVDLATANATATEAKIDTLLGGSGAGALSEGLRLCRELYNSVVHVYQPKCHAAVKDGRYVDGKLCLRRTAQAPVECERWFEQRNVSSPVTREDEILAKLANLAIALTSIA is encoded by the coding sequence ATGGCCTCCTCATTCACCAACCGTAATAACATCGTTTGGCTCGTAGGACTGCTGTCCATCCTCTTGGTCGTGTCAGACGTCTATGGCGAGCCTCCCAGCGTGGTGCCCTCTGCGTGCAAGCGTGCCTACGCTGCCAGCGGTGGCTCTTTCACTGAAGACTTCTGCTTGTCTGCCTTCAACGGCCACAGCGCCGGCGCAGCGGACAATGCCGACCTGGCCCTCATCGCGGTCGACCTCGCCACAGCCAATGCCACCGCCACCGAGGCAAAGATCGACACCCTCCTTGGTGGCAGCGGTGCCGGCGCCCTGTCTGAGGGCCTCCGGTTGTGCCGAGAGCTGTACAACTCCGTGGTGCACGTGTACCAGCCAAAGTGCCATGCCGCTGTGAAGGATGGAAGGTATGTTGACGGGAAGCTGTGCCTCCGCAGGACGGCGCAAGCACCTGTGGAATGCGAGAGGTGGTTTGAGCAGCGGAACGTCTCGTCGCCGGTGACCAGGGAGGATGAGATCCTGGCCAAGCTCGCCAATCTCGCGATCGCGCTGACATCGATCGCCTGA